From Nonlabens sp. Ci31, the proteins below share one genomic window:
- a CDS encoding ABC transporter permease/M1 family aminopeptidase: MFTTIFSHEIKTWFKKPLFYIFAAIFFLLGGVIMAIATGVFSSDNVTVTSNSYLNSPASIVALISQIALLAYLLIPSLTGTTIHRDFKNNMHNVLYSYPIRKVEYLLAKFLAGFTINLLVILSLIVGLIIGSYLPGSNPELLGPFKLWNYLQPFLVVLVPNILFYSAIVFAIIVFTRNMNIGFMTILTLIIIQLVTTSFVGQVEDPFWLSMADPLGNIAISETTKYWTPAEQNELLLPFSGMIMWNRLLWAGIALLILSFVIAKFKFAQNALTISFSKKKSQRMTKENTSGINKVEMPVAKTDFSFFGQLKTLWHIAKSDAKYIIFGWPFIIISFLAIVLTMVLMFNTGLLYNTSILPKTWVMLAEPASYIALFSYLLIHLYSGFLMDRSNAAHINQIVDVTPTQNWVFLLSKFVALFLMVASLQLVLIFCGVIYQTISSFTDYQLDLYLFQTFMLNVWSYVPWIFLALMIHTLIKNKWLGLAILLIIAVAVPLVQGAIGITQAIFDFNSGGAPSASDFMGYGNDLPSFYTYRVYWILFGIVLACIALLFYRRGMSTDMEGRFAFAKARATKTLLTVAAVSLVGFLSIGGYIWKINNVDNEILTGKEQEELRVNGEKELGKFATAVQPRLVAVNTFMDMVPETRDFKAGATYTMVNQSDLAIDTLHVNLTDYPTEITLDRKSETVYDNEDYNYRMYAFEKALLPGDTLVFKFTMHNEPNKFLDSNSPIYSNGTFVNQGMYPSIGYNDAFEIRNVKIREKYNLPPKDRLPAPDAPGATDNNYIGGNSDWIDFEATVSTSPDQIAIAPGYLIREWEENGRKYFHYKMDSKMLNFYSFLSGKYEVKRESYKGINLEIYHHPDHTYNLDRMMNGLKQGLDYYNENYTPYQHRQARIIEFPKQFGSFAQAFANTIPFSERVGFIADVDETNKDAVDYALAITAHELAHQWWAHQVIGAKAKGMTMLSESMSEYSSLKVLEKVYGKNQMRKFLKESMEGYLSGRAGESIKENPLMYNENQQYIHYQKGSVVLYAMSDYIGEQKFNDVAKRFAEKYQFKSAPYPTAPEFVEDLRKVTPDSLQYLIKDMFETITLYDNEVTDATYRKISEDQYLVNIKSLVSKYRSDKKGEKTYASVAGDSLSFTPEGKKSAISSLPLADYIEIGIFGEENEETGEEDVLYLKKVKISDIFNDTDIIVSQKPVEVGIDPYYKLIDRSTNDNRKKVNEIADQEKKATN; this comes from the coding sequence ATGTTCACAACCATATTTTCTCACGAGATAAAAACGTGGTTTAAGAAACCTCTTTTTTACATATTTGCGGCAATCTTCTTTCTTTTAGGAGGTGTTATCATGGCTATTGCTACCGGGGTATTTAGCAGTGATAATGTTACGGTAACCAGCAATTCTTATTTGAATAGTCCTGCATCTATCGTAGCTCTTATTTCGCAAATAGCCTTACTCGCCTATTTACTCATCCCTAGTCTTACAGGTACCACCATACATAGAGATTTTAAAAACAATATGCATAACGTATTGTACTCCTATCCTATTAGAAAAGTGGAATACTTGCTGGCTAAATTTTTAGCGGGATTTACTATTAATCTTTTGGTCATTTTATCATTGATTGTAGGCCTTATTATCGGTAGTTATTTGCCTGGCTCTAACCCTGAACTCTTAGGACCTTTTAAACTGTGGAACTATCTACAACCCTTTTTGGTAGTTCTAGTACCTAACATACTTTTCTACAGCGCTATAGTATTTGCAATTATTGTATTTACCCGCAACATGAATATAGGATTCATGACGATTCTTACTTTGATTATCATCCAACTAGTAACCACCTCATTTGTAGGCCAAGTAGAAGATCCGTTTTGGCTCTCGATGGCAGATCCGTTGGGGAATATTGCGATCAGTGAAACCACCAAATACTGGACACCTGCTGAGCAAAATGAACTCTTATTACCATTCTCTGGAATGATTATGTGGAATCGTTTATTATGGGCTGGAATTGCTTTATTGATTTTGAGCTTTGTCATCGCAAAGTTCAAATTTGCTCAGAACGCTTTGACCATCAGTTTTTCTAAAAAGAAATCCCAGCGCATGACCAAAGAAAACACCAGTGGAATCAACAAGGTAGAGATGCCTGTTGCCAAAACGGATTTTTCTTTTTTCGGGCAATTAAAAACGCTTTGGCACATTGCTAAAAGTGATGCGAAGTACATCATATTCGGGTGGCCGTTTATCATTATTTCCTTCTTAGCTATTGTACTTACTATGGTCTTGATGTTCAACACAGGGCTTTTATACAATACCAGTATTTTACCTAAAACATGGGTCATGCTCGCAGAGCCTGCTTCTTATATAGCTCTATTTAGTTATCTGTTGATCCACCTGTATTCTGGATTCTTAATGGACCGCTCCAATGCAGCACATATCAACCAAATAGTAGATGTTACTCCTACTCAAAACTGGGTGTTTTTACTGTCTAAATTTGTCGCTCTATTCTTAATGGTGGCGAGTTTACAATTGGTATTGATCTTTTGTGGCGTCATTTATCAAACCATTAGTAGTTTTACCGACTACCAATTAGATTTATACCTGTTCCAGACTTTTATGTTAAACGTATGGAGTTATGTTCCGTGGATATTCTTAGCCCTAATGATCCATACCTTAATTAAAAACAAATGGTTAGGACTGGCTATTTTATTGATCATAGCTGTTGCTGTACCGCTCGTTCAAGGGGCTATAGGTATTACTCAAGCCATATTTGATTTTAACTCTGGTGGAGCCCCTAGCGCCTCAGATTTTATGGGCTATGGAAATGATTTACCTAGCTTTTACACCTATCGTGTATACTGGATACTCTTTGGAATTGTACTGGCGTGTATTGCTTTATTATTCTATAGACGTGGAATGAGCACTGATATGGAAGGACGTTTCGCTTTCGCGAAAGCGAGAGCAACAAAAACACTCCTCACAGTAGCAGCAGTTTCTTTAGTTGGATTTCTATCTATAGGTGGCTACATCTGGAAAATAAACAATGTAGATAACGAGATCTTAACCGGTAAAGAACAAGAAGAACTACGTGTGAATGGAGAGAAAGAATTAGGGAAATTTGCTACGGCAGTTCAACCTCGATTAGTAGCGGTAAACACCTTTATGGATATGGTTCCTGAAACCCGAGATTTTAAAGCTGGAGCTACCTATACTATGGTGAACCAAAGTGACCTAGCCATAGACACCCTACATGTAAATCTTACCGACTACCCTACAGAAATTACCCTAGATCGCAAGTCAGAAACGGTATATGATAATGAAGATTACAATTACCGAATGTATGCTTTTGAAAAAGCACTACTACCTGGCGACACGCTTGTCTTTAAATTCACCATGCACAATGAACCTAATAAATTCTTAGACAGTAATTCGCCTATTTATAGCAATGGGACATTTGTGAACCAAGGAATGTATCCTTCTATAGGTTATAACGACGCTTTTGAAATACGCAATGTAAAAATAAGAGAGAAGTATAACCTACCTCCTAAAGACAGGTTGCCAGCTCCAGATGCCCCTGGCGCAACAGATAATAACTATATAGGTGGCAATAGCGACTGGATTGATTTTGAAGCTACAGTAAGCACAAGCCCTGATCAAATTGCGATTGCGCCTGGTTACCTTATTAGAGAATGGGAGGAAAATGGCCGCAAGTATTTCCACTACAAAATGGACTCTAAGATGTTGAATTTTTACTCTTTCTTAAGTGGAAAATATGAGGTGAAAAGAGAATCCTATAAAGGAATCAATTTGGAAATTTACCACCATCCTGATCATACCTATAACTTAGATCGCATGATGAATGGCTTAAAGCAAGGTCTGGATTATTACAATGAAAACTATACACCCTACCAGCACAGACAGGCACGTATCATAGAATTCCCTAAGCAGTTCGGGAGCTTTGCACAGGCTTTTGCCAACACGATTCCATTTAGTGAAAGAGTAGGTTTTATTGCCGATGTAGATGAAACTAACAAAGATGCTGTAGATTATGCACTGGCTATAACAGCACATGAACTGGCGCACCAGTGGTGGGCACATCAGGTAATAGGAGCAAAAGCTAAAGGAATGACTATGCTTTCAGAAAGCATGTCAGAATACAGCTCTTTAAAAGTATTGGAAAAGGTATATGGGAAAAACCAGATGCGTAAATTCCTTAAAGAATCTATGGAAGGTTACTTAAGTGGTCGTGCTGGAGAATCCATTAAAGAGAACCCATTGATGTATAATGAAAACCAGCAGTATATTCATTATCAAAAGGGATCTGTGGTATTGTATGCCATGAGTGATTATATAGGGGAACAGAAATTCAACGATGTTGCAAAAAGATTTGCTGAGAAGTACCAATTCAAAAGTGCTCCATACCCTACTGCACCAGAATTTGTAGAAGACCTGAGAAAGGTAACCCCAGACTCTTTACAGTACCTCATAAAGGATATGTTTGAAACCATTACTCTTTATGATAATGAAGTAACCGATGCCACTTATCGCAAAATCAGCGAAGATCAATATTTGGTAAACATTAAAAGTCTAGTAAGTAAATACCGGTCTGATAAGAAAGGTGAAAAAACATATGCTTCAGTGGCAGGAGACAGTCTTAGTTTTACTCCTGAAGGAAAGAAAAGTGCGATTTCTTCTTTACCTCTTGCCGACTATATTGAAATAGGAATCTTTGGAGAAGAAAACGAAGAAACTGGAGAAGAAGATGTTTTGTATTTGAAAAAAGTGAAAATATCTGATATCTTCAACGATACGGATATTATAGTTTCTCAAAAACCTGTAGAAGTAGGGATTGATCCGTACTACAAATTAATTGACAGAAGCACTAATGACAATCGCAAAAAAGTGAATGAAATAGCTGACCAAGAAAAGAAGGCTACTAATTAA
- a CDS encoding chromophore lyase CpcT/CpeT, producing MKSRCFLLIPLLLLISCSSDQYSTKDKELDKVYKMIRGSYNSSMQNKIDSSYYNISLEMHPVWKDSGERWLYVEQALASQKDQPYRVSMYKLVRKDDNAIVCEVYTIPNEKKYYGKFKNPKAFQYLTPEYLELREGCEITIKKDKDGFYSGATGKNSCLSVRNGATYTTSLVLIREYQFISWDRGFDADGNQIWGAEKGGYIFNKGSLRDLDYGDINLD from the coding sequence ATGAAATCACGTTGTTTTCTTCTCATTCCCTTGTTGCTGTTAATATCTTGCTCTTCTGACCAATACTCTACTAAGGATAAAGAGCTAGATAAAGTTTATAAAATGATACGCGGCAGCTACAATAGCAGTATGCAAAACAAAATAGATTCTAGTTACTATAACATTTCACTTGAAATGCATCCTGTATGGAAAGATAGTGGAGAGAGATGGCTGTATGTAGAACAAGCTCTAGCTTCTCAAAAGGATCAGCCGTATCGAGTGAGCATGTACAAACTCGTTAGAAAAGATGACAACGCTATTGTTTGTGAAGTCTATACGATTCCTAATGAAAAAAAGTATTACGGTAAATTCAAAAATCCTAAAGCGTTCCAATATTTAACACCAGAGTATTTAGAACTGAGAGAAGGTTGCGAGATAACTATTAAAAAAGACAAAGATGGTTTTTATTCTGGCGCTACTGGAAAAAACAGCTGTTTGAGCGTTAGGAATGGAGCTACTTATACGACCAGCCTAGTACTGATTAGAGAATATCAATTCATTTCTTGGGACCGAGGCTTTGATGCAGACGGCAACCAAATTTGGGGTGCAGAAAAAGGTGGTTACATCTTCAACAAAGGATCATTAAGAGATTTAGATTATGGTGATATTAATCTAGATTGA
- a CDS encoding SDR family oxidoreductase: protein MKVLLTGANGYIGVRLLYELLKEDHEVVCAVRSAARLSVPQEIKDQIDIIEIDFLNVHADHALPKDIDVAYYLIHSMSSSTDNFDQMEAECAERFVELIQETNCQQVIYLSGIVNEEQLSKHLLSRKRVEDILYTGNFNLTVLRAGIIVGSGSSSFEIVRDLCEKLPVMITPKWVNTKTHPIAIRNVMSFLMGVLGREDCYDQSFDIGGKSILTYKEMMLGYAQNRGLKLYIFTVPVMTPKLSSYWLYFVTSTSYKLAQNLVDSMAIEVIASKNDLAERLGIERYNYQEALDMAFAKIEQNQVVSSWKDSMVSGRFKRSLNKYKKVPSYGCLKDAQKLETSDAAAALERIWSIGGKNGYYYATFLWKIRGAVDKLFGGVGLRRGRTNANKIYAGDALDFWRVLVADKEEKRLLLFAEMRVPGEAWLEFEIDENNVVHQTATFRPRGIWGRLYWYSMLPFHYFIFSGMIRHIATGK, encoded by the coding sequence ATGAAAGTATTACTTACAGGAGCCAACGGTTATATAGGCGTACGCCTTCTTTATGAATTATTAAAAGAAGACCATGAGGTTGTTTGTGCGGTACGCAGTGCCGCGAGACTTTCTGTACCTCAAGAGATCAAAGACCAAATTGACATTATAGAAATTGATTTTCTTAACGTACATGCAGATCATGCGTTACCTAAGGATATCGACGTCGCTTACTATTTGATCCATTCCATGTCTTCTAGTACCGATAATTTTGATCAAATGGAAGCTGAATGTGCCGAGCGTTTTGTGGAACTGATTCAGGAAACCAATTGTCAGCAGGTCATTTACCTTTCTGGAATTGTCAATGAAGAACAACTTAGTAAACATTTGCTTTCGCGGAAGCGAGTAGAAGACATACTCTACACCGGTAATTTTAATCTTACGGTTTTACGAGCAGGAATAATTGTAGGTAGTGGCAGCTCCTCCTTTGAGATCGTGCGAGATCTTTGTGAAAAACTACCGGTAATGATCACTCCTAAATGGGTCAATACCAAAACACATCCTATTGCCATACGTAATGTCATGAGTTTTTTAATGGGTGTTTTAGGAAGAGAAGATTGTTATGATCAGAGCTTTGATATAGGCGGGAAAAGTATACTGACCTACAAAGAAATGATGTTGGGGTATGCTCAAAATCGCGGGTTAAAACTCTATATTTTTACAGTTCCCGTCATGACTCCTAAACTGAGCAGTTACTGGTTGTATTTTGTTACCAGCACCAGTTATAAACTGGCTCAAAATCTGGTTGACAGTATGGCGATAGAAGTCATTGCCTCAAAAAACGACCTGGCCGAAAGATTAGGTATTGAACGGTACAATTATCAAGAGGCACTGGATATGGCATTTGCAAAAATCGAGCAAAACCAAGTGGTGAGCAGTTGGAAAGACTCCATGGTCAGCGGCAGGTTTAAACGCAGTCTCAACAAATATAAAAAGGTACCTAGCTATGGGTGTCTTAAAGATGCACAGAAACTAGAAACCTCAGATGCTGCAGCTGCCTTAGAGCGCATCTGGTCTATAGGTGGCAAAAACGGCTATTACTACGCTACTTTTTTATGGAAAATACGCGGTGCTGTAGACAAGCTTTTTGGAGGCGTAGGATTGAGACGTGGTCGCACTAATGCAAATAAAATATACGCTGGAGATGCGCTTGACTTTTGGCGTGTTCTTGTGGCAGACAAAGAAGAAAAAAGATTGCTGCTTTTTGCCGAGATGCGCGTACCAGGTGAAGCTTGGCTAGAATTTGAAATCGATGAAAACAACGTGGTACATCAAACAGCTACTTTCAGACCACGAGGTATTTGGGGTAGGTTGTACTGGTATTCCATGCTTCCATTTCATTACTTTATTTTTTCTGGAATGATCAGGCATATTGCGACTGGGAAATAA
- a CDS encoding ABC transporter ATP-binding protein yields MILTLKNVSKTYPNGVKALDDVTIDIKAGMFGLLGPNGAGKSSLMRTIATLQSPDSGSIHLDGLDVLNNKIEFRKTLGYLPQEFGVYPKMSAHDLLHYFASLKGITSKSERNAIVAKALEVTNLTDVQHKHVAGYSGGMKQRFGIAQLLLNNPQLIIVDEPTAGLDPAERHRFLNVLREIGTNHIVIFSTHIVDDVKELCTDMAILNGGKILAQSTPKEMVATLAGKVWTTTVNRDAIEEIQRTHNVISSNYNEDNMLTVRVYGDSTPGAAFVPATASLEDVYFTTLNRNSTSAQPEIA; encoded by the coding sequence ATGATTCTTACTTTAAAGAATGTTTCCAAGACGTATCCTAATGGTGTAAAAGCGTTAGATGATGTAACTATAGATATTAAAGCTGGAATGTTTGGCCTTTTAGGTCCTAACGGTGCTGGTAAATCTTCTCTTATGAGAACCATAGCTACACTGCAGTCTCCTGATTCAGGAAGCATACATTTAGATGGTTTGGACGTTTTAAACAATAAGATTGAATTTAGAAAAACCTTGGGTTATTTACCACAAGAATTTGGCGTATATCCTAAAATGAGTGCGCATGATTTATTGCATTATTTTGCCAGTTTAAAAGGTATTACCAGTAAATCAGAGCGTAATGCTATTGTGGCCAAAGCTCTTGAAGTAACCAACCTTACTGATGTACAACACAAACATGTCGCAGGATATTCTGGAGGTATGAAGCAACGTTTTGGCATCGCTCAACTATTGTTGAATAATCCGCAATTAATTATTGTAGATGAGCCTACCGCAGGACTTGATCCTGCAGAGCGTCACCGTTTCCTGAACGTATTACGGGAAATAGGAACCAACCACATTGTTATTTTCTCTACCCACATTGTAGATGATGTTAAGGAATTATGTACCGACATGGCAATATTGAATGGTGGGAAGATTCTTGCTCAAAGCACGCCCAAAGAAATGGTCGCTACTCTAGCGGGCAAAGTATGGACCACTACGGTAAATCGAGATGCTATAGAAGAGATACAACGCACACACAACGTGATATCCTCTAATTATAATGAAGATAACATGCTTACTGTTCGTGTTTACGGAGACAGTACTCCAGGAGCTGCATTTGTGCCCGCTACCGCAAGTCTTGAAGATGTGTATTTCACCACTTTGAATCGCAATAGTACTAGTGCTCAACCTGAAATCGCGTAA
- the argS gene encoding arginine--tRNA ligase has product MTLFQQLEKAAKEAVKSIFSIELEQVEITLTRKDQNGDFTIMVFPMLRHIKGNPAAIGEQIGTYLKENTDLITDIEVIKGFLNISVSSIAFLTDFNRILNEEKYGTTEVDTTQPGVMVEYSSPNTNKPLHLGHVRNNLLGFSVANIIKATGRKVNKTQIINDRGIHICKSMLAWEQYGNGETPESTGLKGDKLVGNYYVKFDQEYKKEIAVLISKGKTEEEAKKEAPSLMAAQQMLQKWEKGDAEVVALWEKMNAWVYDGFKTTYNNLGVDFDSLYYESNTYLLGKDVVQQGLDKGVFEKDPDGSVWIDLTEDGLDRKIVLRSDGTAVYMTQDIGTAIQRVKDHDINSMVYTVGNEQDYHFKVLFLILQKLGFDWAENLYHLSYGMVELPSGKMKSREGTVVDADELMEEMTSTAKAIAQEQGKLEGLSEQEKERLYDMIGLGALKYFMLKVDPKRSMLFDPVESVDFQGNTGPFIQYTHARIKSILQKTGFDSSKLNSAINLELMDKDKAVIMSLQQFPEVIQSAADKYSPALIANYVYELVKEFNSFYQNVPKIVEEENADLKQFRLLLCYKTAAVVKSACALLGIEVPEQM; this is encoded by the coding sequence ATGACGCTGTTTCAACAACTAGAAAAGGCTGCGAAGGAAGCTGTAAAATCTATTTTTTCTATAGAGTTAGAACAGGTAGAGATTACGCTTACGCGAAAAGATCAAAACGGAGACTTTACCATCATGGTATTTCCTATGTTGCGTCATATTAAGGGGAATCCAGCTGCGATAGGCGAGCAAATTGGAACTTATTTAAAAGAAAACACAGACCTGATCACGGATATCGAAGTCATTAAAGGTTTCTTGAATATCAGCGTCTCCTCAATAGCCTTCTTGACCGATTTTAATCGCATACTAAATGAGGAGAAGTACGGCACCACTGAAGTAGATACGACCCAACCTGGGGTGATGGTGGAATACAGTTCGCCTAATACCAACAAACCACTTCATTTAGGACACGTTAGAAATAACTTGCTAGGTTTTTCTGTAGCAAATATCATTAAGGCCACTGGTCGTAAAGTGAATAAAACTCAGATCATCAACGATCGCGGGATTCATATTTGTAAATCCATGCTGGCTTGGGAGCAATACGGTAACGGAGAGACACCAGAATCTACTGGTTTAAAAGGCGATAAATTAGTAGGAAACTACTATGTAAAGTTTGATCAAGAATATAAAAAGGAAATAGCAGTACTTATTTCAAAAGGCAAGACCGAAGAAGAAGCAAAGAAAGAAGCTCCATCTTTAATGGCTGCTCAACAAATGCTTCAAAAATGGGAAAAAGGTGATGCTGAGGTTGTAGCGCTTTGGGAAAAAATGAACGCATGGGTATATGATGGTTTTAAAACCACTTACAACAATTTAGGAGTCGATTTTGACAGCTTGTATTACGAGAGCAATACCTACTTATTAGGTAAAGATGTCGTACAACAAGGGCTGGATAAAGGGGTGTTTGAAAAAGACCCTGATGGATCTGTATGGATCGATCTCACCGAAGATGGACTGGATAGAAAAATCGTATTGCGCAGCGATGGTACCGCAGTTTACATGACACAAGATATAGGAACTGCTATACAGCGTGTAAAAGATCACGACATCAATTCTATGGTGTATACCGTAGGTAATGAGCAAGACTACCATTTTAAAGTACTGTTTTTAATCCTACAGAAACTTGGTTTTGATTGGGCAGAGAACCTGTACCACCTCAGTTATGGAATGGTAGAGCTTCCATCTGGGAAAATGAAATCCCGTGAAGGAACTGTTGTTGATGCCGACGAATTGATGGAAGAAATGACTTCTACTGCTAAAGCCATCGCACAAGAACAAGGGAAATTAGAAGGGCTTTCTGAACAGGAGAAAGAACGACTGTACGACATGATCGGATTAGGAGCTTTAAAGTATTTTATGCTGAAAGTGGATCCTAAGAGAAGCATGTTGTTTGATCCAGTAGAATCAGTAGATTTTCAAGGGAATACAGGCCCATTTATTCAATATACACATGCGCGTATCAAATCTATTTTACAGAAAACAGGATTTGATTCAAGTAAATTAAACAGCGCGATAAATTTAGAACTGATGGATAAGGACAAGGCAGTAATTATGTCCTTGCAACAGTTTCCAGAAGTGATTCAGAGCGCTGCAGATAAATACAGTCCAGCGCTAATAGCAAACTATGTGTATGAATTGGTAAAAGAATTCAATTCCTTTTATCAAAATGTGCCCAAAATCGTAGAAGAAGAAAATGCCGACTTAAAGCAATTCCGTTTGTTGTTGTGTTACAAGACGGCAGCCGTTGTAAAAAGTGCTTGTGCCTTATTGGGGATCGAAGTTCCTGAGCAAATGTAA
- a CDS encoding dimethylarginine dimethylaminohydrolase family protein, with the protein MEKIDLHVTDETSRLRSVVLGTARSNGPVPSVDDAYDPKSREHIIAGTYPSNEDMVNEMEAVAAVLKRYNVSVLRPKQIENCNQIFTRDIGFVIDNMFVKANILPDREEELDAIQYIVDQMDPDNVIRPPEEVHIEGGDVMLYGEYIFVGTYRGRDYTDHIIARTNVEAVAWLKETFPHKKVVSFNLRKDNLDPYNNALHLDCCFQPVGDGKCIIHRNGFLQEEEYQYLVNFFGRKNCFEITREEMYHMNSNIFSIAPDVVVSEKNFTRLNAWLRSHGITVEEVPYAEISKQEGLLRCSTLPLIRD; encoded by the coding sequence ATGGAAAAAATAGATCTTCATGTAACTGACGAGACTTCACGGCTGAGAAGTGTCGTTTTGGGAACTGCTCGCAGCAATGGTCCAGTACCATCAGTAGACGATGCATACGACCCTAAATCTCGCGAACATATTATTGCGGGAACTTATCCTTCCAATGAAGATATGGTCAACGAAATGGAAGCTGTAGCTGCTGTGTTGAAAAGGTATAATGTGAGCGTTCTTAGACCAAAACAAATAGAAAATTGCAATCAGATCTTTACCAGAGATATTGGTTTTGTGATTGACAATATGTTTGTAAAAGCAAATATTCTTCCCGATCGAGAAGAAGAATTGGATGCCATCCAGTATATAGTTGATCAAATGGATCCTGACAATGTGATAAGACCACCAGAAGAAGTACATATAGAAGGCGGTGACGTGATGTTATACGGCGAGTATATATTTGTTGGGACTTACAGAGGTCGGGACTATACAGATCATATCATCGCTCGTACTAACGTAGAAGCGGTAGCATGGTTAAAAGAAACCTTTCCTCATAAAAAAGTAGTAAGCTTTAACTTGCGCAAGGATAATTTAGATCCTTATAATAATGCGTTGCACTTGGATTGTTGTTTTCAACCAGTAGGAGACGGCAAGTGTATCATCCATAGAAATGGCTTTTTACAAGAAGAAGAATACCAGTATTTAGTAAACTTCTTTGGCCGCAAAAACTGCTTTGAGATCACTCGAGAAGAAATGTATCATATGAATTCAAATATTTTCTCTATCGCTCCAGATGTGGTGGTATCAGAAAAGAATTTTACGAGATTAAACGCTTGGTTGCGCAGCCATGGGATCACCGTAGAAGAAGTTCCTTATGCAGAGATTTCTAAACAAGAAGGACTTCTGAGATGTTCTACTTTACCCTTAATTAGAGACTAG
- the ctlX gene encoding citrulline utilization hydrolase CtlX, with protein MRQITDTILMVRPVQFRSNEETAVNNYYQDGKIKILDQDKKAQDEFDAFAAALEEKGIRVLIVQDQIEFDTPDSIFPNNWISTHENGDIALYPMFAENRRRERRPDAMELMEAEGFQINNVIDYSSAEDEGFFLEGTGSLLLDRVNRKAYCSISPRADEELMIEFCEDFEYTPVIFTAYQTVEDKRLPIYHTNVMMALGENYAVICSDCIDDKKEAKNVLKHLKEDGKEVIVITEDQVNAYAGNMMQVHNDKGERLLVMSDQAYKSLTASQITRLEKYNEIIHPSIATIETLGGGSVRCMMAEVFLPKS; from the coding sequence ATGAGACAGATAACCGATACTATTTTAATGGTACGCCCAGTGCAGTTTCGATCGAACGAAGAAACTGCTGTAAATAATTATTACCAAGACGGTAAGATTAAGATCCTAGATCAAGATAAAAAAGCACAAGATGAATTTGATGCTTTTGCAGCAGCACTAGAAGAAAAAGGGATTCGTGTTTTAATCGTACAGGATCAAATAGAATTTGACACACCAGATTCCATATTCCCTAACAACTGGATTTCTACCCATGAAAATGGAGATATAGCTTTATATCCCATGTTTGCAGAAAACAGACGTCGGGAAAGAAGACCAGACGCCATGGAATTAATGGAAGCAGAAGGCTTTCAAATCAATAACGTTATCGATTACAGCAGTGCTGAGGACGAAGGTTTCTTTCTTGAAGGTACGGGAAGTTTATTGCTCGACCGGGTAAATCGCAAAGCATACTGCAGTATTTCACCTAGAGCAGATGAAGAACTGATGATCGAATTCTGTGAAGATTTTGAATATACACCAGTAATTTTTACCGCTTATCAAACCGTAGAAGACAAAAGACTGCCTATTTATCATACCAACGTAATGATGGCTTTAGGAGAAAATTACGCGGTGATTTGCTCAGACTGTATAGATGATAAAAAAGAGGCTAAAAATGTCCTCAAACACCTTAAAGAAGACGGTAAAGAAGTCATTGTTATTACAGAAGATCAAGTCAATGCTTATGCAGGCAATATGATGCAGGTACACAATGATAAAGGTGAGCGCCTTCTAGTCATGAGTGATCAAGCTTATAAGTCGCTTACAGCTTCTCAAATTACCAGACTAGAAAAGTACAACGAGATCATCCATCCTTCTATTGCTACCATAGAAACATTAGGCGGTGGCTCCGTAAGATGTATGATGGCTGAGGTGTTTTTGCCCAAAAGCTAA
- a CDS encoding Lacal_2735 family protein has product MFGLFKKKSEMEKLQEQYEKLMKEFHTLSTSDRTASDKAYAAADVIAKKMDALK; this is encoded by the coding sequence ATGTTCGGATTATTTAAAAAGAAAAGTGAGATGGAAAAATTGCAAGAGCAATATGAAAAACTCATGAAAGAATTCCATACCCTCTCTACTTCAGACCGCACTGCAAGTGATAAAGCATATGCCGCAGCTGATGTGATTGCTAAGAAAATGGATGCACTGAAGTAA